The Sporomusa termitida genome has a window encoding:
- a CDS encoding TraR/DksA C4-type zinc finger protein, with protein MHPGQLAAFKTRLTAKKAELAHTLQRLEATGLNSALSGTTGELSTYDNHPADLGSETFERSKDLGLHDNEQVLLSNVERALEKIHNGTYGRCDHCGAEIAPARLEAQPWATQCIHCQENLEKTAIAGRPLEEEALAPPFQRSFLDADTLGSVGYDGEDALQAVARYGSSDTPQDIPGSTNYKALFPNSNEHLGMVEPADAIPSEPDSASHQARKRQKKETGR; from the coding sequence TTGCACCCCGGACAATTAGCAGCATTTAAAACCCGGCTGACAGCAAAAAAAGCTGAACTGGCTCATACACTGCAGCGCCTGGAAGCTACCGGGCTAAATTCGGCCTTGTCCGGTACGACAGGTGAACTGTCAACCTATGATAACCATCCGGCTGACCTGGGCAGCGAAACCTTTGAGCGCAGCAAGGATCTCGGCCTCCATGACAATGAACAGGTGCTTTTAAGCAATGTTGAACGGGCGTTGGAAAAAATCCACAATGGCACCTATGGCCGCTGTGACCATTGTGGGGCGGAGATAGCGCCCGCGCGGCTGGAGGCACAGCCCTGGGCCACCCAGTGTATTCATTGCCAGGAAAACCTTGAAAAAACGGCTATTGCCGGCCGGCCACTGGAGGAAGAAGCGCTTGCGCCGCCTTTTCAACGCAGTTTTCTGGACGCAGATACACTCGGATCAGTCGGTTATGACGGCGAGGATGCGCTCCAGGCAGTGGCCCGGTACGGGAGTTCAGACACACCGCAGGATATTCCGGGTTCAACTAATTATAAAGCACTGTTTCCCAACAGCAATGAGCATCTGGGCATGGTTGAACCTGCAGACGCTATCCCCAGCGAACCGGACAGTGCCAGCCACCAGGCCCGTAAACGCCAAAAAAAAGAAACCGGCCGCTAA
- a CDS encoding nitroreductase family protein — MTKDVFDCIRESHSVRNFKSAQIPEPTLTRILEAGNMAPSAGNLQPWYFYVVQDLSVKEKLANVAFDQEQVSDAPTVVVVLADPARSNERYGERGAQLYCLQDTAAATQNILLAAEGLGIAACWVGAFDEKKVAEIVEAPPRLRAVAIICLGYSDEQPKQFKERLRLAEVAKFIH, encoded by the coding sequence ATGACCAAAGACGTCTTTGACTGTATACGAGAAAGCCACAGTGTCCGTAATTTTAAATCTGCACAAATTCCCGAACCAACCTTAACAAGAATTTTAGAGGCTGGCAATATGGCGCCAAGCGCAGGTAATCTGCAGCCCTGGTATTTTTATGTAGTACAGGACCTGTCGGTAAAAGAAAAACTGGCCAATGTCGCCTTTGATCAGGAGCAAGTCAGCGACGCCCCCACTGTTGTCGTTGTTTTGGCTGATCCGGCCCGCTCGAATGAGCGTTATGGCGAGCGGGGCGCTCAGTTATACTGCCTGCAGGATACAGCGGCAGCAACCCAGAATATTCTGTTAGCCGCTGAAGGCTTAGGCATTGCCGCCTGCTGGGTCGGCGCTTTTGATGAAAAGAAGGTCGCCGAGATTGTTGAGGCCCCGCCCCGGCTCAGGGCTGTGGCCATCATTTGCCTCGGCTACAGCGATGAACAGCCTAAACAATTCAAGGAGCGGCTGCGGCTGGCGGAGGTCGCAAAATTTATCCATTAG
- a CDS encoding DUF5665 domain-containing protein, translating to MDNKNRVNTNYTEEKQPEFAAKQLERLVNRLEAMRFADYMEMLERPARLIFTNFVAGIARGLGIAIGASLVFALLLAFLKQLIMLNIPGIGGFIADIVRFVETKNGTF from the coding sequence ATGGACAATAAAAATCGGGTAAATACTAATTATACTGAGGAAAAGCAACCTGAGTTTGCCGCTAAACAGCTGGAACGGCTTGTCAACCGGTTGGAAGCTATGCGGTTTGCTGATTACATGGAAATGCTGGAACGTCCGGCCAGGCTGATTTTCACAAATTTTGTGGCCGGTATTGCCCGCGGTTTAGGCATCGCAATTGGAGCCAGCCTGGTATTTGCCCTACTGCTCGCTTTTCTCAAACAGTTAATCATGCTCAACATTCCCGGTATCGGTGGTTTTATTGCCGACATTGTCCGGTTTGTTGAAACAAAAAACGGTACATTTTAA